The genomic interval CGCCTATCAGCGCCTGAGCGAGTCCGATAAAGAGCGGTATTCCCACGGCAAGCGCAATCGGTGTGCCGACGGCTGTGGACGAGCCGATGTAGGCAGAGGGATTGGCTGACGGGATACCGGCTCGTAAAGTGGGCGGTCCTGAGATGTCTGAACTGGAGGCGGCAATGACGGCCAGGAGAACAACGCCGCCAGCACTGAATCCCGTTGCGTAGTGGGCAATCATGCCGAGACCGAAGGCGATGAACCCATGCAGCAGCGGCCCCACAAAGGCATATAGGGCGTACCACTGACCCACCTTACGCAGCTCGCCCAGCCTTGCCGTGGCCTCCATACCCATTACCAGCATCAGGATCGAAAGCAGACCACGGAAGAGGGGATCGAAGAAGCTCTCATAGACACTTTCCGGCTGGGTTAGTATGCCTAGAGCGATGCCGAGCAGCAGTGCCGATAGGGCAGAACCCTGGAGGCTTTCCTGCACGATGGGCCATATTTTGACCCGCTCTGGCTCCTGGTGGGGATACCCGCTTGCGGTAATGCGCTGCTGGCTAAGATACTCCTGTCTAGTGGTGGGATACTCCTGCTCGCTGGGATACCCGCCTGCGGTAACGCTCTGCTTGCTTATAGACTCCTCCTTGCTGAGATACTCCTCCTTACTGAGAGACTTTTGCTTTTGCTTGCTGACATAAATGCTGGCTACGACGATCGCAGTCACGAGCGCTGGGATGTCCATGAAGGGATAGAGTGCGGCAGCCCAGGGTTCGTATGTTATACCTTCCGCTTCCAAGACTGTTATGCCGGCGGCGAGGGTAGAGCCACTCACCGCACCGAACAAGCCCGCAGTCGCAACGGCATCCACGACTTTGACGCCTGGCAGCTTTGCCAACGTGTAGCGCCCGATGAACACAATAAGGATTCCGGTTATCACAGCGAAGACGGCGGGCAACAGCATGTCCAGCAGATTGGCATTGCGGATCGCAATACCGCCGCTCAAGCCGACTTTGATGAGCAGCATGAAGACGATGAACTTATAGATCGCATCTGGAATTGCCAGTCGGCTATTGAGGGCGGCAACGACCATACCACCGATCAGAAAGCCAAGTGTTGGGGACTGCAACTTCCCTAGGAAGAGCGTAAAGAAATCGGACAAAAACTCCACTTTGTAATTCCTCCTTAATCAAATATTAGGGGTCAGGACAGCAGGCAAGAGGGGCCTCGAATTTATTTCCATAAATCTTTAGAGTCCGTGAAGACGGACTGTGTTGTGTTAGCCTTGGATTTCCAATCCTCGGGCAGTTGTTGCTGTTGATTTCTACTTGGAACTACAATAGAGCCGGCTGCGGAAGCGCCGGCAGTGTACAGAAAGTTTTGACGAGACATGCGAGAGAAATTTGCCATGAATACCTCCTTCCGCCTCCCCTGGCTGGGGGAGTGGTGATTGTGATAAGTGAAATTGGTTAAAAGTTGCAGAAAGCGGGGGTGCAGCGCTACACCCCTACAGCACAGGTATTATGCGAATACCTGTCCCGCAGAACCTACCATAAATCAAGATCTATGTAAGACCCGAATCTCTATGTGCTTAAGTTTATCTTAAAATCTGTACCAATTTGCATGGAAATGCCCAATTCAAATCATAAGTTTTCCTTTTAGTCTCAGAAAACCCCTATATCTGTGGTCAATGTAATCTGTAACCCCTAGTGGGACTCGACAACCTGGCGTCGCTTGCGGTATTTAACAACCAGATCACCGATCTTTGGCATAATCTTAAAGATATGGTTCAAGGCAAGACTTTATGGTTTTGCCTTGAATTGTCGTAATAGAACGGATCAAGAGGTAAACTACATGACCCAGAAAGCCAGCAAGCTCGTCATCGTCACGGAAAAGGTGCTACTGAAAAAGGTCGGCAAGATCATCGACGAAGCCGGGGCTACCGGTTATACAGTGGTGGACGCTGGCGGTAAAGGCAGTCGCAACGTGCGCTCGTCGGGACAACCCAGCGTTAGCGAGAACTTCTCGAATGTAAAGTTCGAGATACTCACCCCCAATCGGGATATGGCCGTGAAGATTTCGGATGAGGTCGCAGCGAAGTTTTTCGATGACTATTCGGGCATCAGCTATATCTGTGATGTGATGGAGGTACTGCACGCGCACACGTTCTGACTCAAAACCCTAGTCAGAAGTTACCCCAGCCAAAAATTCAAAACTGGCTCACTGTGAGGCTTTCCGCGATTTTTTAGACATTCGGCGAGCGCTCAGACTTCGGCGAACGCTCAGTCGAGCTGTCGAGCCGTCGAGCCGCTGCCCTACTTATGTACAATCGCTGAAACCTTGATGTAGCGTGGGTTTCAACCTATCTCTTGTCTATTGCCAAAATAGCGCGTTGGCGGAGCCTGTTCCGAAGGCACGTATCGCGCTATTTTGGCATGCTGGGAAGATGGGGAAGATGGGAAAGCAAATAACCAATGACGTAGCTTGCTTCTCAAGGGAGCGAGTATGACGAATGACGTAGCTTGCTTCTCAAGGGAGCGAGTATGACGAATGACAAATGACTGTGAAGTATTCAGGGAACCTCTTATGATACTGCTATGGTCTTAACCTCATAAGTAGTCGATTATCCACAACGTATCCAGATCATGAAAGCCTCTTCCCGATTCCCTGTTCCCTCGACTAAGATGACCCGCCATTTAATATCAGAGGGGGTGTCTTTGGGGTTAAGAACCACAGGCTGGTCAGCAAGTTTAGCCATTATCCTCGCTAGTACGAATGTTTTAGCAGTCAACCCTGTCAACCAAAACCTCGCCGTTCAAAATCAGCTTCAGCGTGATGCTACCGTTGCTCAGAATAACACTGATGACCCTCGATTCACCTGCCAATTCTTCGATGGGGAATACACGGTGATGTATCACCCCGAAAGTCAACCTGATCAAGCTTATGCTTGGGCGACTCCTAGTTTGATGGGTGGAGGTTGGACTCCAGAACGCCGCTGTAATGAAATTAGCCGCCGTTTGGAGTTTTATCGACCGGATGGGTTATTGGAAATGCGGACAGCGACGGAAAATAACTACGACATTATTTGTGTCACGACTCAGAAGAACCCAGACTGTCAAATCGTCCTGACTATACCACCGGGTCAAGATCCTCAACTCACTCGCGATCGCGTGTTTGAAAATTTGACGGTTGCTGATAGTGGTCAATCGACGGATGCGGTTACCACTTTTATTGAAGATGATAAGGGTTCAGATGTGCTGAATCAGTTGTTAAATGAGGGATTGTCAGTCTTGGGAATTAGTCAACCGTCTAGACCCAGTTCGGAAGTGATTAACTTGCGACCTTTTCTTGATCCGGCTGATGGTGGAACAGGAACTCAATTGCGCCAGGGGACACCTGTACACTCAACTCCCCGTCTAAACCCTGATAATTTCCGATGAATCAGGTTCAATTTCGGGTTGAGTAACACTGAGATCTAAGAAGTTTTGGTGGTTTAAAATCTCGAATAGGTTGACATCTGTTTCCAGTAAACAGGCATGACCTGACTTCGGCAGCACCGACATTGTAGCGTTTGGCAGATAGTTGACTAAGGATTTGGCTTCTGCTAACGAACACCACAAGCGATCCGCAGCGCTGGCGAGAATGAGGACGGGTTGAGTCAACTGTTCAAGTGCTGCTGGATCAACCTTAAAATTTCTCAGCATGGATACTCGCCAATGCATGGTTTTGGCAGGTAATGATCGCATCGCCTCTAAGAGGGCGCGGCGATTGCTGGGAATCATCCGATTGAGGGATGATAAGACGGGTAACAATGTCAAAGTAGATAGGTGATAAACATTATCGGGTAATACGCCTAACCATTGTGATCCCCACAGCAACCAAGAGGGTTGACTCACGGATGTGGCTGGGTTACTTAAAATGATTCGGTGCAACAGATGGGGGGCGGTGAGGGCGACCTTTAGGGCTAAACAGCCACCAAAAGACTCGCCACACAGATAAACGCTTTGGCTGCGTCGTTGGCTGAGTTCTGTGGCAATTAAGCTAGCCACCTGATTGGCTAAGTCTTGCCAGTTACTCAAATAGTGGGGAGGAATGACCAAACACCGAACATCAAACGCTGCGGCTAAGTTGGGTATCTGCATTCGCAAGAGCTGACCTGTTCCATCCATCCCCGATAAATAGACGAACAAGGGATAATCCGGATTGGGCGATCGCGGTGTCAGAAAATAAGGATGACTTTTTAGCTCTGGCATCATTGACTTTAGGTAGCCTTCGCTTATACTAGACAATTTCCCCCCTAGGGGCTTTCTCGGCTAAAGCTGAGATCTGTATCGATTAGTCTTGACACAACCCTTAGGGATAGTTATTTAATCTTTCTTTACAATAAGCGGTAATACGGCTGACTGGCAAATATTCTGAAGGTGGGGATGATTGAAATGGTGGGAAAGAGGGGAACAATTAGGGAGCTGGGGCAGCTGATCGGAGTAGTCTTAGCCCCCATTCAACAACAGGAGTTGACAAAATCGCTATTATATGGATAGACGGCAAATTGCCAAGACTACTCTGCTGCTGCGTACTTAATCTCAGTTCCGTTGACTGCTATTCAACTAGAGATGAGCTTGCACTCTCCTAAATTTAACGAAATAATTCTTATATTGAGAAATAACTCCTTTTTTTTAGTTAGTTCAAGCATTTTTAAACAAAATTTAGTAAAGTTTGTTAATGTTTTGTAGTGTTTAATACTTTTTTTAGGCAAAATGCTAAGTAAATCCAACTATATATACCATGACAACCAAGTAAGGGAGGGCGTTTTTGTAAACAATCGATGACTTCTAACCGGACTCAAAGAAACACATTGACCGTTAAAAGCAACGTAGCCCAAAAACTCAGGGACTTCCTGTGCCGAAGCCTAGGTAAGAGGAGTCCCGATTACCAAGAGGCTAGGGTAGAGAGTATCCACACATACAGGAGGACAGATCATGGTCTAGAATCTATCGAGCAATGGTTAAGCGATCGCATGGTTAATATGGAGACTGTCCTCGCCTTGAGGCAAGTCGGCAAAACCATTATTTTGGGAATTAATTCCCTTAACTCATTTAACCAAATCCTTGTCAAACAAGAGTTTGGCAGTTCGTCCAAGATACGGAAACACTACTCTAACTGTGCAGGTCTTGTACAGTATCGGGGAATCAGTTAGACTAACAGCTTGTCTACTCGTGCTGACTATCCCCAATAAACATCGATATCTACCAAAAACCTGGCTACCCCAGTGACTTTAACCAAAAAACTCTCATTTAAGATCGTGCAACATCAGTCATTCCTCGGCATTGGGGAAGGTTAGCGAATCATCGCTAAAGGAGATCCCCACTTGTTTTTGGGCGATGGAAGCCTAATAGTGTTCCGTCGTTTTCAGCCAAAATCACTCTGACGGCTGACTAAACGAGAAGATGGTTGGGAAGGAGGCATCTATTTCTTGCATAAAAAACTGAGGCATAAAAATCATGTTGAATAATTTTAGTACCGATCCCATTTTTACACCTGAACAAGTTTTAGAAAATCGCGGTCGAGTTGCCATATTTATTGATGGCTCGAATCTGTTTTATGCAGCTTTGCAATTAGGCATTGAAATCGATTA from Coleofasciculus chthonoplastes PCC 7420 carries:
- a CDS encoding sodium-dependent bicarbonate transport family permease is translated as MEFLSDFFTLFLGKLQSPTLGFLIGGMVVAALNSRLAIPDAIYKFIVFMLLIKVGLSGGIAIRNANLLDMLLPAVFAVITGILIVFIGRYTLAKLPGVKVVDAVATAGLFGAVSGSTLAAGITVLEAEGITYEPWAAALYPFMDIPALVTAIVVASIYVSKQKQKSLSKEEYLSKEESISKQSVTAGGYPSEQEYPTTRQEYLSQQRITASGYPHQEPERVKIWPIVQESLQGSALSALLLGIALGILTQPESVYESFFDPLFRGLLSILMLVMGMEATARLGELRKVGQWYALYAFVGPLLHGFIAFGLGMIAHYATGFSAGGVVLLAVIAASSSDISGPPTLRAGIPSANPSAYIGSSTAVGTPIALAVGIPLFIGLAQALIGG
- a CDS encoding P-II family nitrogen regulator, with translation MTQKASKLVIVTEKVLLKKVGKIIDEAGATGYTVVDAGGKGSRNVRSSGQPSVSENFSNVKFEILTPNRDMAVKISDEVAAKFFDDYSGISYICDVMEVLHAHTF
- a CDS encoding COP23 domain-containing protein translates to MKASSRFPVPSTKMTRHLISEGVSLGLRTTGWSASLAIILASTNVLAVNPVNQNLAVQNQLQRDATVAQNNTDDPRFTCQFFDGEYTVMYHPESQPDQAYAWATPSLMGGGWTPERRCNEISRRLEFYRPDGLLEMRTATENNYDIICVTTQKNPDCQIVLTIPPGQDPQLTRDRVFENLTVADSGQSTDAVTTFIEDDKGSDVLNQLLNEGLSVLGISQPSRPSSEVINLRPFLDPADGGTGTQLRQGTPVHSTPRLNPDNFR
- a CDS encoding alpha/beta fold hydrolase, with the protein product MPELKSHPYFLTPRSPNPDYPLFVYLSGMDGTGQLLRMQIPNLAAAFDVRCLVIPPHYLSNWQDLANQVASLIATELSQRRSQSVYLCGESFGGCLALKVALTAPHLLHRIILSNPATSVSQPSWLLWGSQWLGVLPDNVYHLSTLTLLPVLSSLNRMIPSNRRALLEAMRSLPAKTMHWRVSMLRNFKVDPAALEQLTQPVLILASAADRLWCSLAEAKSLVNYLPNATMSVLPKSGHACLLETDVNLFEILNHQNFLDLSVTQPEIEPDSSEIIRV